A genomic window from Silene latifolia isolate original U9 population chromosome 11, ASM4854445v1, whole genome shotgun sequence includes:
- the LOC141613016 gene encoding 28 kDa ribonucleoprotein, chloroplastic-like, translating into MATTTTNPFLKTLAISITTPSLQKPTSLFLPKSLFFTKPTKQFTLSLQKSTIFAPLFVAQTSDWEQESSTNAVLDEEEEEEEEAAVSWDMPQDVSEPEASGFETEDGFSQPPEDAKLYVGNLPYDVDSEKLANMFDGAGGVEIAEDPVMDGKT; encoded by the exons ATggcgacaacaacaacaaatccctTCCTCAAAACCCTAGCAATCTCAATCACAACACCATCCCTACAAAAACCCACTTCACTCTTCCTCCCAAAATCCCTCTTTTTCACAAAACCCACCAAACAATTCACTCTTTCCCTCCAAAAATCCACCATTTTTGCACCACTTTTTGTTGCACAAACATCTGATTGGGAACAAGAGAGCTCTACTAATGCGGTtcttgatgaagaagaagaagaagaagaagaagctgcAGTTAGTTGGGACATGCCACAGGATGTCTCTGAGCCTGAAGCTTCTGGTTTCGAAACCGAAGACGGGTTTTCTCAACCCCCTGAGGATGCTAAGTTGTATGTTGGTAATTTGCCTTATGATGTTGATAGTGAGAAATTAGCTAACATGTTTGATGGAGCTGGTGGTGTTGAGATTGCTGAG GATCCTGTTATGGATGGGAAAACGTAA
- the LOC141611269 gene encoding annexin D5-like: MSTLSVPPMALSPRDDSTLLYKAFKGFGCDTEAVINILAHRDATQRGIIQQEFRSLYHEDLLKRLEKELSGNLEYAVLLWMENPASRDAVIVKEALSEDTLDLITVTEVICSRTPSQIQIFKQIYLQRFGSTLEHDLERQASGDHKKLLLAYVSKQRYEGFEVDGMIVQNDAKDLYKAGEKRMGTDENIFIRIFSERSRAHLAAVDSLYKNMYGNSLEKVIKKETSGLFMQGLLAIVRCAENPAKYFAKVLYKAMKGLGTDDTTLIRVIVTRTELDMEYIKAEYLKKYKKTLVDAVHSETSGDYRKFLLALLGSKH; this comes from the exons ATGTCGACTTTGAGTGTTCCTCCCATGGCGCTCTCTCCTCGTGATGATTCTACCCTTCTTTACAAAGCCTTCAAag GGTTTGGCTGTGACACGGAAGCTGTGATCAACATTCTCGCTCACCGTGATGCTACACAGCGTGGTATCATTCAGCAGGAATTTAGATCTTTGTACCATGAAGATTTGCTTAAGCGTTTAGAAAAGGAGCTGAGCGGTAATTTAGAG TATGCCGTTTTGCTCTGGATGGAAAATCCTGCATCGCGTGATGCTGTTATTGTAAAAGAAGCACTTTCTGAAGATACTCTAGATCTCATTACAGTCACCGAAGTAATATGCTCTCGCACACCTTCACAGATACAAATCTTCAAGCAGATCTATCTTCAAAGGTTCGGATCTACCTTAGAGCATGATCTGGAACGACAGGCCTCTGGAGATCATAAAAAG CTTTTGCTAGCGTATGTGAGCAAACAACGCTATGAAGGTTTTGAAGTTGATGGAATGATTGTTCAAAATGATGCAAAGGATCTCTACAAAGCTGGGGAGAAGAGAATGGGAACTGATGAGAATATTTTCATAAGGATCTTTAGCGAGCGAAGTAGGGCACATTTGGCAGCTGTTGATTCACTTTACAAGAATATGTATGGAAACTCCCTTGAAAAG GTCATAAAGAAGGAAACCTCGGGGCTGTTTATGCAAGGTCTTTTGGCAATTGTAAGATGTGCAGAAAATCCTGCAAAATACTTCGCAAAG GTATTGTACAAAGCGATGAAGGGATTAGGAACCGATGACACAACATTGATCAGGGTAATCGTGACAAGGACGGAGTTAGATATGGAGTACATAAAGGCCGAGTACTTGAAGAAGTATAAGAAGACGTTGGTCGACGCAGTTCACTCGGAGACATCAGGAGACTATAGGAAATTCCTTCTTGCTCTCTTGGGCTCTAAGCATTGA
- the LOC141613017 gene encoding uncharacterized protein LOC141613017: MSVISKIVPELAKLESLDGHNYKRWSQKLLMYFEQLEIDYVLFNDPPKPIAPTDVETTPPVAKDVKSNEEDIAKFVKDNKTARWHILNNMTNTLFDLFAVNKSAKFIWESLETKYGADDAGKKKYVVGKWLGFQMADGKPIMDQVHVYENLCADVVNEGMKLDDIFVANVLRENSLPPRSDYRNQLKHKKKDLSLKELIGHMRTEEANRLKDLPASQSVDRSRLLLCKS; this comes from the coding sequence ATGTCTGTAATCTCGAAAATTGTTCCTGAATTGGCGAAACTAGAGTCGTTAGATGGTCACAATTATAAACGTTGGTCCCAGAAATTATTGATGTATTTTGAGCAGTtagaaattgattatgttttGTTTAATGACCCGCCTAAACCAATCGCCCCTACTGATGTTGAGACGACCCCTCCTGTTGCTAAAGATGTTAAGTCCAATGAAGAGGATATTGCTAAATTTGTGAAAGACAACAAAACTGCTAGGTGGCATATTCTGAATAATATGACAAACACCCTGTTCGACTTATTTGCTGTCAATAAGTCTGCTAAGTTTATTTGGGAGTCTTTAGAAACTAAGTATGGGGCTGATGACGCGGGGAAAAAGAAGTATGTTGTGGGAAAATGGTTGGGATTTCAAATGGCTGACGGGAAACCTATCATGGATCAAGTCCATGTTTATGAAAACTTATGCGCTGATGTCGTTAATGAGGGCATGAAACTTGATGATATTTTTGTAGCTAATGTTCTGCGAGAGAATTCCCTCCCTCCCCGGTCCGATTACCGAAACCAACttaagcataaaaagaaagacCTGTCCCTTAAAGAACTTATAGGACATATGAGGACCgaggaggctaatcgccttaaagaCCTTCCTGCTAGTCAATCTGTGGATCGCTCCCGCTTGCTTCTTTGTAAAAGCTAA